The region TATTGGCATTTCGATATAAACATGATTAGTACTGTGATGCGTAATTTGATATCAAATGCTATTAAGTTTACCGAAGAGAATGGGAACATAGATATAAACTACGAAGAACGAAACCAAAAACTCTACGTGTCTATTTCAGATACAGGGGTAGGCATAGCCAAGAAAGATGCCCAACGTTTGTTTAAACTCGATGTTAATCCATCTACAATCGGCACTTCAGATGAAAAAGGTACGGGTTTAGGGCTCATTTTGTGCAATGAGTTCATATCAAGACACGGAGGAGAAATTTGGGTGGAAAGTGAACCAGGAGAGGGCAGCATATTTAAGTTTTATTTACCGGCTGGTGGCGAATAATCATTACCAACAATATTTTTACCCTTGTTTATTCTAAAAAGCTATCCCCTTGCCAGTATAATTTGAGCTGATATTTAAGCTATTACAAAACAAGGTTGTGGAAATCTTCCCTTTTCACTTGAATTTTTTTTAAAAGCACTATTTTTGCATTTCTATTAAAAAATTAAGCTAATGTGGACACTCTTCAGGAAAGAACTTAGCAGTTTTTTTACCTCACTTACAGGTTATATTGTCGTAATCATTTTTTTATTGATTAACAGTTTATTTATGTGGGTTTTTCCCGGAACAATAAATGTTGTCGAGTCAGGTTACGCTAACCTGGATGCTTTATTTATTATGGCGCCCTGGGTATTCTTGTTTTTAGTACCTGCAGTTACCATGCGCTTGTTTAGTGAGGAAAAGAAAACAGGCACAATTGATTTATTGCTTACGCGACCGCTATCCGATATGCAAATCGTGCTGGCCAAATATTTGGCTGGAACAGGAATTGTAATCATTTCGTTAATTCCCACTTTTGTATATTTTTATTCTATCTGGCAACTTGGGGACCCGGTTGGAAATCTGGATCTTGGTGGTACCTGGGGAGCATACATTGGTTTGCTGTTTCTGGCCAGCATTTATGTTGCTATTGGCGTATTTGCCTCTTCTTTGAGTGACAACCAAATTATATCATTTCTAATTGCTGTGAGTTTATCCTTTGTTTTTTACGTTGGTTTTGATTCACTGGCACAATTAAGCTCAGCCGATCAGCTTGCATTTTATATTAAAAACCTAGGAATCAATGAACATTACAGCTCAATCAGCAGAGGTGTAATCGATAGTCGCGATATCATATATTTTCTGGCAGTTATTACCATTTTTTTATTGTTCACACGCACAGTCTTGCAAAGCCGAAAGTGGTAAACGAAAAAATTATACACAATGAAACGTAGTCGATTAAAAAGAAATCATATTATACAACTTTTGCTGAGCATACTCACCGTATTACTCATTGGGTTTGTCTCTTCAAGAGTGTTTTTCCGTATCGATCTCACTACAGATAATCGTTACTCAATAAACGAGAGTACAAAAACGGCCCTTCAGGATCTCGATGATATAGTATATGTAAAAGTATACCTTGATGGAGACCTGCCGGCTGCATTTGAAGAGTTAAGGCGTTCGGTTCTGGAAACGATGGAAGAATTCAGAGCATATGCTGGATCAAATATACAATATGAATTTATCAATCCGGCAGAAAGCGAAGATCAGAAAACCAGAAATGAAATTGCAAGGCAGCTGGTCGATAAAGGATTAAATCCACGCACCATTAGGGTAGAAGATAAAGATGGATATAAAACTAAATACCTTTTTCCCGGAGCAGTTATTATGTATAGGCAGGAAGAGGTGGTGTTAAATTTTATAGACAGTAAAGCTAGTGGACGTACTGCGGTAGAGAGATTGATTAATGATGCTCAGGAAAAACTAGAATATAATTTTTTAAATAAAATAAGAGAAGTAACAAGTGTTTTCCCAGCCACAATAGCCTTTATAACGGGGCATGGAGAATTAGAGCGGAGTCAAAGCATATCTTTTGCGCGGGAGCTTTCTGATATGTATTCGATAAAGCTTGTGGATCCCGATGAGTATATCTATGCGCTACGGGATTCAATGCGCTTAAAATATGATGCAATAGTTGTAGCTAAACCCAGAACCAGGTTTTCTGAGAAGGATAAGTTTATTATCGATCAATACATAATGCATGGTGGTAAAGTGCTGTGGCTTGTCGATTATAATGATGTCCATATGGATAGCCTTGCAAGAAAAAGTACAACCCAGGCAATTCCAATACAGCGACAGCTTAATTTAAATGACATGTTATTTAGCTATGGGGTGAGAATTAATACCGGTATAATTCAGGATTTACGGTCTGCTCCAATTCCAGTAAATACAGCTGCAATGGGTGCAGAACCACAATTTACTCCAACACCATGGGTTTATTTTCCTGTAATAGCACCAAGGCCGATTCATCCGATAACAACCAATATCGGACCAATCAAAACTGAGTTTACAAATCCACTGGATACAGTAGGTAGAAACCCTGATGTGGAAAAGCAAATATTACTGAAAACATCACAATATTCTCGCGTAATAAGTTCACCAGCTTTAATTGATCTTAGTATAATTAATGAAAAGCCAGATCCGCAGAGATTCAGGTCGGGACCACAAAATGTGGCAGTATTACTCGAAGGCAACTTCCAATCAGCTTTCAAAAACAGATTGGTAGATGATTTTACAGAAAACACATTTTTCGATTTTAAAGAAAAAAGTAAAAAAACAAAAATGATTGTAGTTTCAGATGGGGATGTCGCCAAGAACCCGGTAATTACTCGAAATGGCGACCAACAATCGTTACCTTTAGGATCAGATAAATGGTTTGAGGATATAAATTTTAGCGGGAATAAACCATTTTTGCTCAATGCTGTTAATTACCTCACTGATGATAATGAACTTGTAACTTTACGTGGCCGAAAATTTGAATTACGCTTACTTGACAGGCAAAAACTCAGAAATGAGAAAACGTTCTGGCGAGCTTTAAATATTGGCTTACCAATTGTGGTTATGCTTATCTTAGCTTTTGTATTTCATTTCTTAAGAAGATTAAAATACACCAAAAAAAGCAGTCAGTAAATATATTATGCTCGTCATTAAAAGATTAAAATTATAAACAGATGAAACAAGCATGATTAAAATAATTATTAAACACACACGCAGGAATGATTATTTTACCTCATGCGGTTCCATCCCGATTGGCATCGGGACAGGTAATGACCACTAAAATCAAAACTATAAACAGATGAAAAAATACATTATACAAATACTTGTTATTATAGTACTGGTTGGATTAATAGTAGCTGCCCAGTTAGCTCCATATGGCACCTCCAGATTGTTCGATATGCTTAAAATTGGCAAGCAGGCGACTATTCGTGAACTCCGGGATTTTAATATTGAGGATACTGCTAAAATAGACCGTATTTTTATGGTCGATAAAGAAAATAACATTGTTGAGCTTACCGAATCAGAACAAGGGAAATGGTATGTGAATGAGGAGTTTCTTGCAAAGAAAAATAATGTTCAACTCCTTTTAAAAACTTTGCATAGAATGCGGATTAAAACTCCCGTGGCCAAGGCTGCTGAGGAAAACATTCTCAAAAGTCTGGCTACAAAATCAGTTAAAGTTGAAGTTTATAGCGATGATGATCTGATGAAAACCATATACATTGGGGGAGTTACACAGAATCAACTTGGAACATATGCCCTCCTGGAAGGTTCGAATAGGCCTTTTGTAATAGAAATACCAGGATTTCGGGGGTATTTATCGAGCAGGTTTACCACTAACCCGGTTTCATGGAGGTCGACAAGAATTTTTTATTATGATCAGTCCCAGATTGATGAAATAGGTGTTAGAGTTGGAGATAAGCCGGAGGAGTCTTTTAAAATATACGTGAATGGTCGCAATGAATATGAGCTATACGGAGAGGGAAAGAAGGCTAAGGTTTTTGATACCCTGGCTGTTAGAAGGTTTGTAAAAGAGTTTGAGCATAAATACCACAGTCACTTTGTATTGGGTAAAAGCCCCAAACAAGTAGATTCAGTATTTAATAGCTCATTTTTTTATCGGTTTAGTGTGAAATTGAATAATGACGAAAGTGTTGAGTTGAGCTTACATCGAAATAAAAATATTAGTCCAAATGTAACAGATGATGATATTTTTACCGTGAACCAACTTAATGGTATAATCAACCGAAACACATGGGTACTGGTGCAAACACATGTTTTTGCCACCATGTTTAAGGAACTTAGCGACTTTAAACCACAATTCTGAAAAGTTTTTCTTAATTTTGAGGAAATAAAAAAGAAAGTATAATGAATTTTGTAGTATCGAGTACAGATTTACTAAATCATTTACAAGCTATTGCTAAAGTGATTAGTAGCAAGAACACACTGCCTATTTTGGATAACTTTTTGTTTGAACTAAAAGGCAATGTGCTAACAATAACAGCCTCCGACCTGGAAACAACACTTGTGACTTCTATGGAAGTGGACAATGCAGAAGGGGAAGGTGTTATTGCTGTAGACGCACGCCGTCTTTTAAAATTAAAAGATACTTCGGAACAGCCTTTGACATTCAATATCAATACTGAATCACTTTCAGTAGATATTTTGAGCGAAAGCGGTAAGTTCACAAAGGTTGAACAAAAGGGAGAAGATTATCCTAAACACCAGGAGATAGACGACGCCCAAAAAACAGAAATTACTTTAAAATCCGAAGCATTGCTTTCTGCCATCAACAAAACCATCTTTGCCACAGCAGAAGATGATTTAAGGCCAGTCATGAACGGAATTTTGTTTGCTTTTTCTCCTGATTACCTTACAGCCGTTGCCTCAGATGCCCATAAAATGGTTAGGTACCGCCGATTGGATGTGAAAGCCGACCAGGAAGCATCATTTATTCTACCGCAGAAACCAGCTCAAATGCTAAAGAATTTGCTTCCTAACGACGAAACCGAAGTGAAAGTTACATTTGACCAGCAAAATGCCATTATTGAGTTTGGCAACTTTCTTCAGGTTTGTAGGTTGGTAGAAGGTAAATATCCAAATTACGAAGCGGTTATTCCAAAAGATAATCCGTATAAAATGACAGTCGACCGGCTGGATTTGCACAATAAACTTAAAATGGTTTCAGGTTATGCCAATCCGGCTTCTAACCTTGTGAAATTGAGTGTTGCACCAAACGAACTCAAAGTTTCGGCACAAGACCTTGACTTCTCAATGTCGGCTTTCGAGCGTTTGAAATGTGAGTACGAAGGTCAGGAGATGGAGATTGGATTTAAGGCGCTATTTATGATTGAAATAGTAGCAAATATTTCATCGCCTGATATTTTTATAGAACTCTCTGATCCTTCGAGAGCTGCTCTTTTTCTACCAGTAGAAAAAGAGGACGAAAACGAAGACTTATTGATGTTGCTAATGCCAATGATGGTGAATCAATAATTATAATATATTTTCAATTTTGAATAAGAGGGAGTGTTAGATGCGTTTCCTCTTTTTTAATGCTGTAAAACAGATAAATATGCTCAGAAAAAACCAATAATTGATAGAGATTTGTATACCATTTGTTACTTAAATTTTAATTTTTTAACTACTTACAAAATTGTTTCATACGCCTTTCGGCAATAAATTATAGAGTTATGACAAAAAATGAACTTACAGCTTTCATAAGGCAGGTCAGCTTGTTTAAAGGGCTTAGCAATGATGAAATTCAGGTTGTTGCAGAGCATGTTAAACGCAAAACTTTTAGCAAAGGTGCATATTTGTTTAAACAGCATTGTCACAGAGAAGCGATTTATTTTATTGCAGGGGGCGAGGTTGAACTGTTTAGCAAAACTACATACGGGGCTGAAAAACGACTTGCATATTTTGGGGCGTATGACTTTATGGGTGAAGGTTCACTGCTCGATCATTCTCCCCACAGTACAAATGCAAGAGCAATCACCGATGTTGTTGGCTACAGCATTGAAAAAGCTGATCTGGAGCATCTCACAGAAAACCATAATGGCATTACCTCAAAAATATATGCTAATCTGGCCAAAGTAATTACACGTCGCATGCATCAGGCCAATGCACAACTTATAAATGCAGGAGCACAATACGCCTCAGGTTCTACAAGACATGAACATGATTTGCTGGGCGACCGCGATGTACCTGATCATGTTTATTATGGAATACAAACGCTCCGGGCCCTTGAAAACTTTAATATTTCAGGTGTTTCATTGCAATTTTTCCCAACACTGATTAGTAGCCTGGGCATTGTGAAAATGGCAGCTGCAAAAGCAAATCACGATCTGGGCTTATTAGAAGACGATGTAACCGATGCTATGGTGCAGGCTTGTGATGAAATAATGAAAGGGAAGTATCACCGGCATTTTGTGGTTGATATGATTCAGGGCGGTGCCGGTACATCTACTAATATGAATGCCAATGAGGTAATTGCCAATCGTGCCCTTGAAATTATGGGGCACAAAAAAGGTGCATACGAATATTGTCACCCAAATAATCATGTGAACCTGTCACAATCGACCAATGATGCATACCCTACAGCCATTAAAATAGCGCTGTTGTATTCAAATATCAAGTTTGTAGAAGTTTTAAAAGATCTTGTTGATTCATTTCGTCAAAAAGGGCAGGAGTTTGCCGATGTTATTAAAATGGGGCGGACTCAACTTCAGGACGCAGTGCCAATGACACTCGGACAAGAGTTTGAAGCTTATGCTACCATGCTTGAGGAGGAAGTTGAGCGTTTGGAAAATAACGCAGATTTATTTCTGGAGGTCAATATGGGCGCAACTGCTATTGGAACAGGTATAAATGCCGATCCTGATTACAGTGAGAAATGCGTAAATCACCTTCGCGATATTACCGGCCTGGATATTAAGCTGGCTAAGAATTTAGTTGAAGCAACACAGGATACAGGTGCATTTATTATGTATTCTTCTGCAGTAAAGCGTTTGGCTGTTAAATTAAGCAAAATAAGTAACGACCTCAGGCTGCTGTCATCAGGTCCCCGCACCGGATTTAATGAAATTAATTTGCCACCAATGCAACCTGGCTCATCAATAATGCCCGGTAAAGTAAATCCGGTAATCCCAGAAGTCGTAAACCAAATCGCATTTAAAGTTATTGGTAACGATTTAACCGTTAACCTGGCTTCTGAAGCAGGGCAGCTTGAGCTTAATGTGATGGAACCAATTATTGTACAAAGCCTTTTTGAAAACATCGAGATGCTTAAAAATGGCATGGAAGTGCTGAAATACAGATGCATTGATGGAATTACAGCCAATAAGGAGCATTGTATGAATCTTGTCCATAACAGTATTGGGCTTGTAACAGCCTTAAATCCTGTTTTAGGATATGAGATTTGCACGAAACTTGCTAAAAAAGCACTCGAAGAAAATCGAAGCGTATATGATTTGGTGTTAGAACAGAAGCTATTGTCAAAAGAAGAACTGGACAGGGTATTGGCACCTGAAAACATGGTAAAACCGCATAAATTAACATTAAATAAATAGTTTTTGGTTTTTACAATTGAGCGGATGTCATGTTTATGATGTCCGCTTTTTTTATTTTTTTAACAATTGTTTTTATTGTAAGTATATATTTTCAATATATTGCATTATTATTGTATTTTAGATGCTTAAACAGAATGCCTTATTGTGAGAAATAGGTCGATATATTTTTTTAAAGCTTGCTTTCTTTTAGTTTCACTTATTTGGGTGAAAACCTTAATTGCCAACCCCGATAGTTTGTTGAGAAAGCTGCACACTTACCCAAAAGATTCATCGCGCGTACAGCTGCTGTTCAAAATAGCGCAACATTATGAGAACCATAATGAAGACTCCTTGTTTTTGCAATATATTGAAGAGACACTGGAAGCGGCTGAAAATATCGGATATATTCAAGGGATGATTTGGGCACTCGACGAGAAAGGATACTTTCTACGGCAGAGTGCTGATTACACGGAGGCTTTAAATGCGCACTTTCATGCCCTAAGATTGGCCGAAGAGCTAAAATATAAAAAATACCTTCCACGAATAAATAATAATATTGGCGTTGTGTACCGTAGGCTCGATGATTATAGCAGTGCAGTAAACTACCATTTAAAAGCACTTAAGTATGGTGAACAATACAAAGATTTCAGGAGCACAATGTATGCCCGCAACAGCCTTGGGAATGTATTCGCCCTTATGAAGCAGTATGACCAGGCCATGGAATATTTTAATCAGGCCCTGGAACAGGCCAAGCAAAGAAACAATTTACGAAGTCTGGCAATTAACTACAATAACATTGGGGAACTGCTTGAAACGAAAGGAGAGCTGGAGAAAGCTTTAAGATATTATTTTAAATCGTTGGAGTTTAACCAACAAATTGAGAGTAAGCGTGGTATAGCAATTAGTTATGACTGTATAGGTTCAGTCTATGTAAAAACAAAAAAGTATGAAAAGGCCATTGATTATTTCAAGAAAGCAATGGAAATAGACCAAACACTTGGTGATGATTTTTATGTGGCCGTTAGCAGTTTAAATATAGGCAAGGCTTACATGAAGCTTAATCGTTTTGAGGAAGCCCTGCATTATTTAAAAAGAGCCCTGAAACTTTCAAGAGATATTGGAGCAAAAAGCACCAGCAGAGATGCACACAAATACTTATCAACGCTGTATGAGAATTCAGGCATG is a window of Salinivirga cyanobacteriivorans DNA encoding:
- the gldF gene encoding gliding motility-associated ABC transporter permease subunit GldF, with the protein product MWTLFRKELSSFFTSLTGYIVVIIFLLINSLFMWVFPGTINVVESGYANLDALFIMAPWVFLFLVPAVTMRLFSEEKKTGTIDLLLTRPLSDMQIVLAKYLAGTGIVIISLIPTFVYFYSIWQLGDPVGNLDLGGTWGAYIGLLFLASIYVAIGVFASSLSDNQIISFLIAVSLSFVFYVGFDSLAQLSSADQLAFYIKNLGINEHYSSISRGVIDSRDIIYFLAVITIFLLFTRTVLQSRKW
- the gldG gene encoding gliding motility-associated ABC transporter substrate-binding protein GldG, translating into MKRSRLKRNHIIQLLLSILTVLLIGFVSSRVFFRIDLTTDNRYSINESTKTALQDLDDIVYVKVYLDGDLPAAFEELRRSVLETMEEFRAYAGSNIQYEFINPAESEDQKTRNEIARQLVDKGLNPRTIRVEDKDGYKTKYLFPGAVIMYRQEEVVLNFIDSKASGRTAVERLINDAQEKLEYNFLNKIREVTSVFPATIAFITGHGELERSQSISFARELSDMYSIKLVDPDEYIYALRDSMRLKYDAIVVAKPRTRFSEKDKFIIDQYIMHGGKVLWLVDYNDVHMDSLARKSTTQAIPIQRQLNLNDMLFSYGVRINTGIIQDLRSAPIPVNTAAMGAEPQFTPTPWVYFPVIAPRPIHPITTNIGPIKTEFTNPLDTVGRNPDVEKQILLKTSQYSRVISSPALIDLSIINEKPDPQRFRSGPQNVAVLLEGNFQSAFKNRLVDDFTENTFFDFKEKSKKTKMIVVSDGDVAKNPVITRNGDQQSLPLGSDKWFEDINFSGNKPFLLNAVNYLTDDNELVTLRGRKFELRLLDRQKLRNEKTFWRALNIGLPIVVMLILAFVFHFLRRLKYTKKSSQ
- a CDS encoding DUF4340 domain-containing protein, whose amino-acid sequence is MKKYIIQILVIIVLVGLIVAAQLAPYGTSRLFDMLKIGKQATIRELRDFNIEDTAKIDRIFMVDKENNIVELTESEQGKWYVNEEFLAKKNNVQLLLKTLHRMRIKTPVAKAAEENILKSLATKSVKVEVYSDDDLMKTIYIGGVTQNQLGTYALLEGSNRPFVIEIPGFRGYLSSRFTTNPVSWRSTRIFYYDQSQIDEIGVRVGDKPEESFKIYVNGRNEYELYGEGKKAKVFDTLAVRRFVKEFEHKYHSHFVLGKSPKQVDSVFNSSFFYRFSVKLNNDESVELSLHRNKNISPNVTDDDIFTVNQLNGIINRNTWVLVQTHVFATMFKELSDFKPQF
- the dnaN gene encoding DNA polymerase III subunit beta translates to MNFVVSSTDLLNHLQAIAKVISSKNTLPILDNFLFELKGNVLTITASDLETTLVTSMEVDNAEGEGVIAVDARRLLKLKDTSEQPLTFNINTESLSVDILSESGKFTKVEQKGEDYPKHQEIDDAQKTEITLKSEALLSAINKTIFATAEDDLRPVMNGILFAFSPDYLTAVASDAHKMVRYRRLDVKADQEASFILPQKPAQMLKNLLPNDETEVKVTFDQQNAIIEFGNFLQVCRLVEGKYPNYEAVIPKDNPYKMTVDRLDLHNKLKMVSGYANPASNLVKLSVAPNELKVSAQDLDFSMSAFERLKCEYEGQEMEIGFKALFMIEIVANISSPDIFIELSDPSRAALFLPVEKEDENEDLLMLLMPMMVNQ
- the aspA gene encoding aspartate ammonia-lyase: MHQANAQLINAGAQYASGSTRHEHDLLGDRDVPDHVYYGIQTLRALENFNISGVSLQFFPTLISSLGIVKMAAAKANHDLGLLEDDVTDAMVQACDEIMKGKYHRHFVVDMIQGGAGTSTNMNANEVIANRALEIMGHKKGAYEYCHPNNHVNLSQSTNDAYPTAIKIALLYSNIKFVEVLKDLVDSFRQKGQEFADVIKMGRTQLQDAVPMTLGQEFEAYATMLEEEVERLENNADLFLEVNMGATAIGTGINADPDYSEKCVNHLRDITGLDIKLAKNLVEATQDTGAFIMYSSAVKRLAVKLSKISNDLRLLSSGPRTGFNEINLPPMQPGSSIMPGKVNPVIPEVVNQIAFKVIGNDLTVNLASEAGQLELNVMEPIIVQSLFENIEMLKNGMEVLKYRCIDGITANKEHCMNLVHNSIGLVTALNPVLGYEICTKLAKKALEENRSVYDLVLEQKLLSKEELDRVLAPENMVKPHKLTLNK